In Wolbachia endosymbiont of Spodoptera picta, a single window of DNA contains:
- a CDS encoding head-tail joining protein, with protein MQENIKRLLEDCFAHLGEVALYKSKDKSYMVQVLKRQPDKLYEIGEGQFVGETLVLEVSAFDVLQPIVDTVLQVNKKITKIVQAVS; from the coding sequence ATGCAAGAGAATATTAAGCGATTATTAGAAGATTGTTTTGCCCATTTAGGAGAAGTGGCTTTGTATAAATCAAAGGATAAGTCATACATGGTACAAGTATTAAAGCGACAGCCAGATAAATTATACGAGATTGGTGAAGGACAATTTGTAGGAGAAACTTTAGTGTTGGAAGTAAGTGCGTTTGATGTACTGCAGCCAATTGTAGATACCGTCTTGCAAGTCAACAAAAAAATTACAAAAATTGTTCAAGCTGTATCATAA
- a CDS encoding WG repeat-containing protein, with amino-acid sequence MQNMQHEKTFDQLIKDNFKSIKISPCESFHELLGNPLYENRFIKVGKFHEPGLAPVYDQTGAYHINVRGEAVYHNRFLKTFGFYFNRAAVEDDTGCYHIDPSGCRVYKQSYQWIGNYQEDACVVRRHDKCFHINLNGNRIYQEEYDYVGDFKDGIAVVYKDSKATHINHYGKLVHNKWYKKLNVFHKGYSIAEDQHGWFHIDINGDPVYQQRFKMVEAFYNGMAKVETFEGVLGQIDITGNVKFSIFDLGKESQVHRISAELSAFWKTYLTSVAIELDLLNILPATTPVLSKKLNIIVPNLERLLRALWEIGFIDYDKDKDLWQLSSKGKCFKGIPFLPKAATMWARVAAEKNWLNIADILKQKSISSFESFKEREASENKKIAFYQALLGYSRFDTKEFNSRINIDDAKNILLFGVHSLFLAYSDIHNKGSIGLYNEHKVPRQLVENLKVKLITQEELSVTNYELGVFCRFLQHYDDDKVLSYLKLVKGISRILLIETILDYRSPTGGSVDINVMVETGGKLRTLNDWEKILKQVKGFKIFAVLPLTDYLSVIDVRC; translated from the coding sequence ATGCAAAACATGCAACATGAGAAAACCTTTGATCAATTAATCAAAGATAATTTTAAATCTATTAAAATTTCACCGTGTGAGAGCTTTCACGAGTTGCTAGGAAATCCTTTATATGAAAATAGGTTTATAAAGGTTGGTAAATTTCATGAGCCCGGTCTTGCACCGGTTTATGATCAGACAGGTGCTTATCATATCAATGTAAGAGGAGAAGCAGTTTATCATAATAGATTTCTGAAAACTTTTGGATTCTACTTTAATAGAGCAGCCGTAGAAGATGATACAGGGTGTTACCATATTGATCCATCTGGATGTAGAGTATACAAACAGTCTTATCAATGGATTGGAAATTATCAGGAAGATGCTTGTGTAGTTAGAAGACATGATAAATGTTTTCATATTAATTTAAATGGCAACAGAATTTATCAGGAGGAATATGATTATGTTGGAGATTTTAAGGATGGTATCGCTGTAGTCTATAAGGATAGTAAAGCTACACATATTAATCATTATGGAAAGTTAGTACATAATAAATGGTATAAAAAACTTAATGTTTTTCATAAAGGGTATTCTATTGCAGAAGATCAACATGGTTGGTTTCATATAGATATTAATGGTGATCCTGTTTACCAGCAGAGATTTAAAATGGTAGAAGCATTTTATAATGGGATGGCAAAAGTTGAAACTTTTGAAGGTGTGTTAGGACAAATCGATATTACCGGAAATGTAAAGTTTAGTATTTTTGATTTAGGTAAAGAATCTCAAGTGCATAGGATTTCTGCAGAACTTTCAGCCTTTTGGAAAACTTACCTAACAAGCGTTGCTATTGAACTTGATTTGTTAAATATTTTACCTGCAACTACGCCAGTTTTATCTAAAAAGTTAAACATTATCGTACCAAATCTAGAAAGGCTGTTAAGGGCGTTGTGGGAAATAGGGTTTATTGATTACGATAAGGACAAGGACTTATGGCAACTATCATCAAAAGGTAAGTGTTTTAAGGGAATACCATTTTTGCCAAAAGCAGCAACGATGTGGGCAAGAGTTGCCGCTGAAAAGAATTGGTTAAATATTGCCGATATACTAAAACAGAAGTCAATCTCTTCATTTGAATCTTTTAAGGAAAGAGAAGCATCAGAAAATAAGAAAATAGCGTTTTACCAAGCATTGCTAGGATATTCTAGGTTTGATACTAAAGAGTTTAATTCTAGAATTAATATAGATGATGCTAAGAATATATTGCTATTTGGTGTACACTCTTTATTTCTTGCTTATTCTGATATACACAATAAAGGTTCTATAGGCCTATATAACGAACATAAAGTACCAAGACAGTTAGTAGAAAATTTAAAAGTCAAACTTATAACTCAGGAAGAACTATCAGTTACAAATTATGAATTAGGTGTCTTTTGCCGCTTTCTACAGCACTATGATGATGATAAAGTATTGTCTTATTTAAAATTGGTCAAAGGAATATCTCGTATTTTATTGATAGAAACTATTTTAGATTACCGCTCTCCAACTGGAGGCTCTGTAGATATTAATGTCATGGTTGAAACAGGAGGTAAACTAAGAACATTAAACGATTGGGAAAAAATACTCAAACAAGTAAAAGGATTCAAAATTTTTGCTGTTTTACCTTTAACAGATTACTTATCAGTTATTGATGTCAGATGTTAA
- a CDS encoding major capsid protein has product MQNPFTNTAFSMTALTNAMNILPINYGRVGNLNLFPSRSVRFRHITIEEHNGVLSLLPTQLPGAPATVGKRGKRKVRTFTIPHIPHDDVVLPEEVQGIRAFGSESELKALADVVTDHLQLMRNKHAITLEHLRMGALKGIILDADGSELLNLYNKFEITPKVVNFALGTATTDVKRKCLEVLRHIEDNLSGEYMTGIHALVSPEFFDALTSHAKVKEAYERWQEGAALRNDMRSGFTFCGITFEEYRGQATDPEGTVRRFIEKDTGHCFPLGTASTFTTYFAPADFNETVNTLGQPLYAKQEPRRFDRGTDLHTQSNPLPMCHRPGVLVKVAIA; this is encoded by the coding sequence ATGCAAAATCCATTTACAAATACAGCATTTAGCATGACGGCACTAACAAATGCGATGAATATATTGCCGATAAATTATGGACGTGTTGGAAATTTAAATTTATTTCCAAGTAGATCAGTAAGATTTAGACATATTACGATAGAAGAACACAACGGAGTGTTAAGTTTACTACCAACGCAGTTACCCGGAGCACCAGCAACAGTAGGAAAAAGAGGGAAAAGAAAAGTAAGAACATTTACGATTCCACATATTCCTCATGATGATGTAGTGTTACCAGAAGAAGTACAGGGAATAAGAGCATTTGGATCAGAGAGTGAACTGAAAGCGCTGGCAGACGTAGTAACTGACCATTTACAGCTAATGAGAAACAAACATGCAATAACATTAGAGCATTTGCGAATGGGAGCGCTGAAGGGAATAATTTTAGATGCTGATGGGTCAGAATTATTAAATCTGTACAACAAATTTGAAATAACACCAAAAGTAGTAAATTTTGCCCTTGGAACAGCAACAACTGATGTAAAACGTAAGTGTCTGGAAGTACTCCGGCATATAGAAGATAACCTAAGTGGTGAATATATGACTGGAATTCATGCCTTGGTAAGCCCTGAGTTTTTTGATGCATTAACTTCTCATGCTAAAGTAAAAGAAGCATATGAAAGATGGCAAGAAGGAGCAGCACTTCGAAATGATATGAGGTCAGGATTTACGTTCTGTGGCATAACATTTGAGGAATATAGAGGGCAAGCAACTGACCCTGAAGGAACCGTAAGAAGATTTATTGAGAAAGATACAGGTCACTGTTTTCCACTAGGAACAGCAAGCACATTTACAACATATTTTGCACCAGCAGATTTTAATGAAACGGTAAACACACTAGGACAACCGCTTTATGCAAAACAAGAGCCAAGAAGATTTGATAGAGGGACCGATTTACATACGCAGTCAAATCCATTGCCAATGTGCCATAGACCTGGCGTATTAGTAAAAGTCGCTATAGCATAA
- a CDS encoding IS110 family RNA-guided transposase: MINNFLGIDISKDRFDVSLSFISNKGKRETRKRSFKNNDHGFQGLLSFLQKHNVEQVKACMEATGCYSEALAEFLHNTGHFVSVVNPACIRFYAKSKLIRQKNDQTDAEIIADYCQRQEPIRWAPPSPELKKLKHLYRCSAALKDELTLVNNHLEKKERLPKEVANAWEDLAMNIKQKIERIKNSLRELLNKHKELLENFQLLLTIPGIGEESAVAILAEVPNIKAFKDARQLAAYAGAIPRNITSGTSVHAKPRLSKSGSRTLCKAMYFPAIVAKNHNPTIMTFCKRLKEKGKHNMAIVGAAMRKLLHIVFGVLRSKKAFDPDHIKNYRARSLAESLVL; this comes from the coding sequence ATGATCAACAACTTTTTGGGTATAGACATATCAAAAGATCGCTTTGATGTTTCTCTTTCATTCATAAGCAACAAAGGAAAACGTGAAACCAGGAAAAGGAGTTTCAAGAATAATGATCATGGGTTTCAAGGTTTACTGAGCTTTCTACAAAAGCATAATGTAGAACAAGTAAAAGCCTGCATGGAAGCTACTGGTTGTTATAGTGAAGCCTTAGCTGAATTTCTACACAATACTGGACATTTTGTGAGTGTTGTTAATCCAGCTTGTATAAGATTTTATGCAAAAAGTAAGCTTATACGACAAAAGAATGATCAGACTGATGCAGAGATAATTGCCGATTATTGCCAAAGACAGGAACCTATTCGTTGGGCACCACCTTCTCCTGAGTTAAAGAAATTAAAGCATCTTTATCGTTGCTCGGCTGCGTTAAAAGATGAATTGACATTAGTAAATAACCACTTAGAAAAAAAAGAGAGACTGCCTAAAGAAGTTGCAAATGCTTGGGAAGACCTTGCAATGAACATAAAACAAAAAATAGAAAGAATAAAAAACTCCTTACGTGAACTATTAAATAAACACAAAGAATTGTTGGAAAATTTTCAACTTCTATTGACCATTCCAGGAATAGGAGAAGAATCAGCAGTAGCTATTTTGGCTGAAGTTCCTAACATAAAAGCTTTCAAGGATGCCAGGCAATTGGCAGCATATGCTGGAGCTATACCACGAAATATAACGTCAGGTACGTCTGTACATGCCAAGCCCAGATTAAGTAAATCCGGTTCACGAACATTATGTAAGGCAATGTACTTTCCTGCCATAGTAGCTAAGAATCATAATCCTACTATTATGACTTTTTGCAAAAGGTTAAAAGAGAAAGGCAAGCATAACATGGCCATTGTGGGAGCTGCAATGCGTAAGTTACTCCATATTGTTTTTGGTGTTTTAAGGTCAAAGAAGGCTTTTGATCCAGATCATATCAAAAACTACAGAGCTAGGAGTTTGGCTGAAAGTTTAGTGCTTTAA